The Thalassotalea agarivorans region CACGGTATTGTCAAAATCAAGCTTGGTTGCGCCCATTTTCATCGCTACGGCAAAACCTTGTAGCAATTCATCACTACCAAAACCGATACTGTGTATACCCACTATTTTTTCGTCTGGACCAATAGTTACTAGTTTCATGCGTGTAGGGTCACGATAGTCTTCAGTGATCGCTTGATACAGCGCAGTAAACTGAGACGTGTAGACTTTAACATTATCTTCACCGTACTCAGCGATTGCTTCTTTTTCAGTTAAACCAACTGTGCCAATAACAGGGTGAGAAAACACCACAGTGGCAATGTTCGAATAGTCTAAGTGTGAATCAGGCTTATTGTTAAACAAGCGCTCTGACAAACGACGACCTGCGGCTACGGCAACCGGCGTAAGCTGCGCCTTACCAGTAATATCACCTACCGCATATATACCCGGCACGTTAGTATTTTGGTATTTGTCGGTATGAATTTCACCGTTGGCTTCTACTTTTACGCCTGTCGCTTCAATATTGATTTTGTCAGTGGCTGCTTCTCGGCCAATGGCCCAAATCACTTTTTCTACTGGGCCTACAGATTTACCGTTTTCTAGGTGCACCGTTAACATGCCATCATCATGTTTTTCAATACGCGTTGGCACGCTTAATGTGTGTAAAGTAGGGCCATGCTTTGCCATTTGTTCAACTAAGGTGTCACTTAGCATATCGTCGAAGTTACGCAGTGGCTTTTCTTTTCGCACTAATAAATGCGACTCGCTGCCTAAAGCATGCAATACACCAGCAAGTTCAACCGCAATGTAGCCCGCGCCAATCACAGCAACTGATTTAGGTTGTTCGGTCATTGCAAAAAAGCCATCGGAATCGATACCATATTCCGCACCTTCAATGTTCGGAATAGACGGGCGGCCACCTGTAGCTATAGTAATGTGGTCTGCAGTAATGCGCTCGCCATTGACCTCTACAGTATTTTTATCAACAAACTTTGCAAAGCCTTCAATCACGGTTACACCATTGGCAGCAAAGCCTCTGCCATAAGCGGCATGGATACGCTCGATATACTCTTCGCGATTTTTAACAAGGCGCGACCAAGTAAAGCCTTCGCTTTTTACGTTAAAGCCATAGTCATGGGCGTAGTGGAGTGCGTCAGCTATTTGCCCGGCATACCACATCGCTTTTTTGGGAACACAACCGACGTTTACACACGTGCCGCCAATATATTTAGCTTCAATGACAGCCGCTTTAGCACCATGTTTTGCCGCTCGGTTAGCTGAAGCAATACCACCGCTACCAGCGCCTATGGCTAAATAATCAAAATGTTGAGTCATGTATCTTCCTAATTAAACGCATTTTCATGTTGTTATAAATGGGAGTGTAGCAAAGATATTTCAAGGATCGACCTTCTGTGGTTAACAAATCACTACAATTACACCTTGAAACTACATCCCAATGGACATACTTATATCTGTAATGCATATTCGCACTATAGATGAATTTCAGGAATAGACCCGAATGAGTAATCCTTTATTACAAAATACACCATTACCGCAATTTTCTAAGATAAAACCTGAACATGTACTTCCTGCTGTAGAACAAGCTATTCAAGACTGCAAAGACACTATTAAGCGCGTTTTAGCCGCCAATAGTCAGTACACTTGGCAAAACCTTATTATGCCACTTGAAGAAATTGATGACCGGTTGAGTAAATTATGGTCACCTGTTTCGCATATGAATGCGGTGGTTAATTCCGACGAACTGCGCGAAGCGCACGAAGCCTGCTTACCGCTGTTATCAGAATATGCAACTTTTGTGGGGCAACACCAAGGTCTATTCGAAGCCTATAAACAAATTGCTGAAGGTGAGCAGTATCAAACCTTGTCTGCTGTGCAGAAAAAAGTGATCGACGATGCTATGCGCGACTTCAAGTTATCCGGTATTGCATTGCCAGACGAAAAGAAAAAACGTTACGGTGAAATCGTTACTAAGTTATCAGAACTTGGCAGCAAATTTAGCAATAACTTGCTTGACGCTACTCATGCATTCTCAATTACCATTACTGATGAAAGCGAACTATCTGGTTTGCCAGAAAGCGTTAAAGAAGCCGCGAAAGCACTTGCAGCAGAGCAAGACAAACAAGGCTGGTTGTTTACGCTGGATTTCCCTAGCTATTTGCCGGTAATGATGTATGCCGACAATGGCGCATTGCGTGAAGAAATCTATCGCGCTTTTGTTACCCGCGCATCGGAACAAGGCCCAAATGCAGGCGAATTCGACAACAGTAAAATTATGGCCGACATCCTAGCGTTGCGTCATGAACTGGCACAACTGCTCGACTTCGACAACTTTGCGCAAAAGTCACTTGCCACCAAAATGGCGAATAGCACAGACGAAGTATTAGGTTTCTT contains the following coding sequences:
- the gorA gene encoding glutathione-disulfide reductase, which translates into the protein MTQHFDYLAIGAGSGGIASANRAAKHGAKAAVIEAKYIGGTCVNVGCVPKKAMWYAGQIADALHYAHDYGFNVKSEGFTWSRLVKNREEYIERIHAAYGRGFAANGVTVIEGFAKFVDKNTVEVNGERITADHITIATGGRPSIPNIEGAEYGIDSDGFFAMTEQPKSVAVIGAGYIAVELAGVLHALGSESHLLVRKEKPLRNFDDMLSDTLVEQMAKHGPTLHTLSVPTRIEKHDDGMLTVHLENGKSVGPVEKVIWAIGREAATDKINIEATGVKVEANGEIHTDKYQNTNVPGIYAVGDITGKAQLTPVAVAAGRRLSERLFNNKPDSHLDYSNIATVVFSHPVIGTVGLTEKEAIAEYGEDNVKVYTSQFTALYQAITEDYRDPTRMKLVTIGPDEKIVGIHSIGFGSDELLQGFAVAMKMGATKLDFDNTVAIHPTSAEEFVTMT